ttattattaatctaagctaagttataataataaatacgtctAGCCTAGGTCTCGTAAttagaacctttataatcttaggggttataagcattactttaataaagtttagaatatagcgttttttaattagggaCCGAAGTAGCGTAGATTAAATAATCGTAATAAAGCCCGAGagggtactaaaagtatttaaaaagggtagtaacTATAGTAGCGTATAGCGGCCGTTAcctaagctaattatagttagtataggAAAAAAAGGGGGGTAGAATAGGCCTTATTAAGGAGGTTAGTGTGGTAGAGTGGCCCGTACTAATAGTGCGTGCTaagaaaaagtatataggagGAAGGTTAGGGTCTTCTATAGAGAAACGGAGGCCGAACGAACACGCCGATACCCCGAGCTCCCTCTGTTGCCCCGTTCGTGCGACGTCTTGCTTGGTAAAACAAGTCGAGAAACACATTGGACGCAGGTTTCTAGGTTTCATCCCATCTTGCAAGCCTCGGCAACTCTGCGTTTCTGTGACACTCAATTAGGAAATCTAGGCGCAGGACCCTCGCCACGGTCGGACATTGGTTGGTTTAGATGTTGCGAGGTGGGTATGCTTTTCATGTAGTAGATAGTCTTTCACATGAATCATACAAAAGGTGGCTGAACCCCATGTGCAACTACCCATAGAAGCCTTCTTGCTCGTCACACCGTATACTTGCGTATGTTACTAACAAAACCATCACAATGGCGTCAACTCATCCCGCAGACCTCAAGGTAGACGAGATCTACGACTATATCATTATCGGCGCCGGTATCTCTGGCATCAACACGGCATACTACCTCCAATCTCACGGCCCCAAGAACGCAAGCTACGCCATCCTCGAGGGCCGTCCACGGATGGGCGGGACGTGGGACTTATTTCAGTACCCCGGCATCCGCTCCGATTCGGACATATACACCTTTGGCTTCTCATGGAATCCATGGAAGGGCGAGAACCCCCTCGCAGGCGGGCCCGAAATCTGCGCCTACCTCGAAGAATCAGCCTCCGAGCACGGCATCGACAGACACATAAAGTACAACCACCAAGTCGCCTCCGCGGACTGGAACTCGGCGGCAAGCAGATGGATTCTCAAGGCCTCAGTCACAGGGGGAGGAGTCAACGACGGGACAAACGAAAAGCAACAGACAAAGACCATCGCCGCGCGGTTCGTCGTCCTCGGCACAGGATACTACGACTACGAACAGCCCCTCGCCGCCGCGATCCCCGGCATCGACACCTTCCAAGGCCGGCTCGTCCACCCGCAATTCTGGCCCAAGGACCTAGACTACACCAACAGAAACGTCGTCATCATAGGCAGCGGCGCCACGGCCGTCACCCTCCTCCCCAACATCGCCACCGACGCCGCGCGCGTGACGATGCTCCAGCGCAGCCCGACCTACATCATCGGCATGCCCTCTCGCAAAGCCGGTCTGCAGCGCTTCATGCTCTCCATCCTGCCGAAGTCCGTCTCGAGCCGGCTACTGCGGGTGCAGTATTTCTTGTTGTCGTATATCTTGTACTACTACTGCCAGTGGTTCCCCGGCTCCGCGCGCCGGTTTTTGTTGGGCGCGGCGAAGAAGCAGTTGCCGCCGAATATCCCGCTCGATCCGCACTTTAAGCCGCGGTATAACCCTTGGGAACAGCGCCTCTGCGTGTGTCCGAATTCGGATTTCTATCAGGCGTTGAGGTCTGGTAAGGCGGATGTGGTGACGGATACCATTCAAGAAGTGACAGGCTCCGGCATTGTGTTAAAGTCCGGAAGAGTTCTCCATCCAGACATCATCGTCACAGCGACAGGTCTAAAGATCCGCTTCGCCGGCTCGATAGCCCTGTCCGTGGACGGCCGGCGCGTGGACCCCAATACGAAGTTCGCCTTCAAGGGCTGCATGCTGCAGGATATGCCGAACATGGCGTACGTGTTCGGGTACGCCAACGCGTCGTGGACGCTCGGCGCAGAGGCGACGAGCTCGTTCCTGGTGAGATTGTGGCGCGGGATGGAGAAGAAGAGGCTGAGGGCGGTGACGCCGCTGCTCGAAGATCCGAACATGAAGCCGAATGCGATGATGCCGCTCAAGTCTACGTATGTGCGGAACGCGGCAAAGGTGTTTCCCAAGGCTGGGTCGGGGCGGTGGGCCCCGAGGAAGAATTATTTGATGGATCTGTGGACGGCTATGACGAGTGATGTGTTTGCTGGGATGAAGGTGCAATGATTGTAGGCTCGCGTTGTTCAGTTAACTGAGATGGAGGATGCGATCTCGTGCCTAGTTAAAAGAGCGTTTCGGGAGGCTTGGATGTTTGTGCCTCATCATATAAGCGTTGGCCAAGGGGCCGGAATCGACAGAGTGTCTATCAAAGAACTGCTGGTCTGTAAATGCTCTAATGGTTTCTTGAGTCTATCCATCTAGAAAGCAATCAACCCTTGCTTGATTTAGACAAATGCCCTCTATCAATGCTGTCTCTAGCCCATCTGTACCCTTTACTCCGGTTGCCCATCAGCCCAAACGACAATATTCTTCGGCGGATCCTCCAACCCATTGAAGAAAGCAACAACGTCCTTGTTACTATACCGCATACTGAAGTGCGTCAAAATGAACGTCGTCTTGGGCCATTTGCGCACCACCTTGTCGAGATCCTTCCACTTGGTATGCTTCGTCTTCTCCGCCTGCGCATCATGCTCATCATACAGAAAACTGCACTCGGTAATCACCACCGGGATCCCCTGCGCCAACCACTCCGGCTCCGCAGCCAGCGTCGACGCCGTCGTATCACCAAGGAACGCAAACACGGGCGTCGTCACCGGCGCCGTCAACTCCACGCCCGACTGGCGCAGGCTCTTGAGCTCCGGGCCGGGGAGCGAGGTATACTCGGCCTTGAGCTTATGCGTCGTTGTCCGGAAGACGTAGCCCACGGCGGGGACGTTGTGGTCGCACTGGAACACGAGGGCGTCCATGCCCTTGAGCCGTCGCAGCGGCACCACATCGCCGTGTCTCACAGCCGTCGTGACGTGCGTGCCGAGGAAGGCCCTCTCCCCCTCGGTCCTGCCCTCCTCGTCGGTACCCTTCCCGTCGACCTTGAGACCCACGGCCTCGGCGTCGTTGCTAGTTGTGAGACCGCCGCGGTTGAGGAGGGTCTTTGCGAGGCAAAAGTCGTCAAAGGCCTTCTTCATCTCGACGGGGCAGAAGATGTCTGGTGGGTCTTCGCGCTTGGTGAAGGCCGGGGCGAGGAGGCAGTGGTCTGAGTGGCCGTGGGTGATGAAGATGTGTTTTGGACGCAGGTTGTTCACGACGAGGCCTGCGTCGAGAAGGAGGTTGAGTTGGGGGATGACGAAGGAGGTGTGCCATGCTGCTCTAGACTTGCCGGTCAGGACGTATTGATGGTAAGGTTTGGGGAAGCGCCATTCGAGGATCTCGGACCGGCTTGATTGCGGCAGAGGGGTTGCGAATGTGGCCATTGTGGTGTCGGCTGGGAGTAGTATCTTGGCTGGGTGGGAAGGGGGAGTCGAAAAGAGCGTCGTCGGCGTTGGAACCGGGGCCGGGGAAATCTGGGCCCGGGGTAGATCCGGGGTAGTTGTAGCTGCTGCGTTTCTTGATAGTACGGATAGAATGCTCTTATTACTGCGAAGACTGGAATATCCTGTGTGGAGTTTATGTTGCAAACTCTTAAACATGCAATACAGGCAAAGGGTTTTGTCCCGGGAAGAGCCTTTGCAAGTGCTTTTGCGCTACAATATGGTACCTGGGAGGTTCCCTTGATGCCGATGACTCTTGGACTTGATTGAGGATGACTCTATGCTGTGGCTCAGTTAGTTGGTTGCCACAGTCTCGAGGCTGACCGATAATAGACAACGAAACGTACCTTGTCCCAAATTGGCAGATGATGAATGTATTACGGGTCCAACTTTGCCCAAGCAATAGGTCAGACGGTATGGCTAACGATGTCCCATTCGACTTTCACCGACGGAAGTCACAGTTGAGGCATTGAGTGAGCGCGACGCTGGCAGAAATTTTGCTGACGTCATCACGAGCACCCCTTAAGTCCGATGGATCGGACATTGTGCTACCTGCCTTCATCGTCGTTCTGTATTCCGCCTTGCTGTAACTGGTCACGTCCATCACCAAGGTACGGTCATCATACCGAGTACTCGATTTCTCAACTGGCATTGATACAGAGTTCAAGACGGCGCTGCAATGTGCAATATGTTTGGGGGTTGCTGCGCCCATCGCGTGGCTGCTGTTGAGGCACTCCCACATTGGCGCGATAACACGCCCGCTGCATGATTTGTAGGGCAGGTTACTCCATCAAGAACAACTTCAAAAGAGCTAGATATCCTGCTGTAGGGATCGGGGTTTCGTCCAAGACTCTGACGTCCAGCTGGCCTTTCGCACTTTCGCACCTTCGCACTTTTGGGCAAGAAACGGCTTAGTCCTATCAGTGAAATGGGTGAGTTTCCAGATGCCTGGTTGAGGTGCCTTTAGGTAAAGCATTCGACCATGAGAACTCACAGCCTCCTTCCGAATGGCCAGAGTCCTTGACTAAACCCAATTAGGCGATTTTACCCGGCGTTTGCTGAGTGGCCAGGACAGTCACCGCTCGCCCGAACCTGGCAGCGCCTGCGGTTCCGAGCAGGGCCCCACCAAAACAGCCGTGCAAACCGACACCTCCGGTCCCGGAGAGTGGGCCCTAAAGGGTCCACCTCTGATAAGGACACCCGGAGGTTGAGGTCACCAGAGCTTATCGTCTAGGGTTTCCCCATCCAGCCCCTCGTCCCGCCCCTCCCCCCACTTTCTTCCATGTGTCTCTCTCCCCTCCACGTCTCTTCATCTGCATTACTTTCCAAGACCAACGATTCCTTCATGCTCCCCAGCGCTTGAGCTAACCTGGAGTTTCATGGAGTTCTCTCCAGTCCCGAGAGACGAACCGTCGGAAATGCGCAGCTAATGCACAGTCTGTGTGCGACTGTCCTTATCGGGTCGACCAGACGAAACGTTGACTACGCCTTACAACTCCATTCATCCTATCCTGTACCTCAATTCCGGAATACTAAGAAGCTAAAGCTAAAGCTCTTATCAAACCAATTCAGACGTCTCCACCGTGTCCAATGGATTGACTTATCGAATCGCAACGGCTTACAGCGCCCTTTGCCAATTGCCAATTGGCGTGACGCGCCACATCGCTTGTGCAAGGTACGGTGCACCTCGTTTGTCGTCTGAACGGCCCCCGAGCAATACCCCAGATCGCTTTACTGCGTAGGCTTGCATTGCCTGATCCGGCTGGTCTTGGAGGGACGAGTCGCGCATCGGATGAGAACAAGAGAGCGCGCCTATCTTGCGCGCTCCTGGTCGGAAGAAGAGGGGTGAGGGGCCTCACTCTGGGGATCCCCTTGATCGATTTGGAGATATAAGCTGTAGCTTTATCTAGAGCTCGACTTCCCTCAATCCCCAATTGCAATCCTCTCGATACCCTCCACACTCGCCATTGACCTCTCGCAAGACCAGTTTCTCGGTGACAAGGAAACCTGTATAACCATACACACAGAGGACCTACACAACCACAGAGACATACACAATGGCACCGCCGCACCCTCTAGATCCCCTCTCTTCCGCAGAGATTGAAAAGGCCATCGCCGCCGTCACAAAGGCCCACGGCGATGTCTTCTTCAACGTCGTCTCCCTCCACGAACCCCGCAAGGCCGAATTGACAAGATGGCTCGCCTCGCCCACGACAACACCCCTCCCTGCCCGCATCGCCGACGTTGTCGTCATCGCAAAGGGCGGTAAGGTCTACGATGGCCTCGTTGACCTCGCCTCGGGCGCTATCACCAAGTGGGAGCTCATGCAAGGCGTGCAGCCCATCGTCAGTCCACCTTTACCACGATTCTTGCACCCGCGAGTCCAAGACTGACACTACAACCACAGATCACAATGGAAGAACTCCAAATCGTCGAACACATCTGCCGTACCGACCCCAAAGTCATCGAGCAGTGCGAAATCTCCGGCATCCCCAAATCCGACATGCACAAGGTCTACTGCGACCCCTGGACAATCGGCTACGACGAGCGCCACGGCAACACCATCCGCCTCCAGCAGGCCCTCATGTACTACCGCCCGGACCCGGACACCTGCCAGTACCAGTACCCCCTCGACTTCTGCCCCATCTACGACGCCGACAAGCAGGCCATCATCGCCATCGACATCCCCACCGTCCGCCGGCCCCTCAGCAAGGCCGCCCCCGTCGACTACACACCCGCCGCCGTGAAGAAGCAGTCCGGCGGCTACCGCACCGATCTTAAGCCCATCAACATCACCCAGCCCCAGGGCGTCTCCTTCCAGATGCAGGGCCGCCAGATCTCCTGGCAGAACTGGAACTTCCACATCGGCTTCAACTACCGCGAGGGCATCGTCCTCAGCAACATCACCTACAACGACAAGGGCAACGTCCGCCCCATCTTTTACCGCCTGTCCCTCGCGGAAATGGTCGTCCCCTACGGAAACCCAGAGCACCCTCACCAGCGCAAGCACGCTTTCGACCTGGGCGAGTACGGCGCCGGATACATGACAAACAGCCTCTCGCTCGGCTGCGACTGCAAGGGCGAGATCCACTACCTCGACGCCGAGTTCCCCACCCGCAACGGCGGCGTGCGCACCATCAAGAACGCCATCTGCATCCACGAGGAGGACAGTGGCATTCTCTTCAAGCACACTGACTTCCGCGACGACTCTGTCATTGTCACCCGCGGCCGCAAGCTCATCATCCAGCAAATCTTTACCGCCGCAAACTACGAATACGCAATCCAATGGATCTTCCACGTAGGTTCCCTTTACTGAAGAATACCAGAGACGAGAGACTAACACCCCACAAGCAAGACGGCACAATCCAGCCCGAAATCAAACTCACCGGCATCCTAAACACCTACTCCCTCAACCCGGGCGAAGACACAAAAGGCTGGGGCACCCAAGTCTACCCGGGCGTCAACGCCCACAACCACCAGCACCTCTTCTGCCTGCGCGTCGACGCCAACATCGACGGCCCCCGCAACACAGTCTTCGTCGCCGACGCCGTCGCCTCCGACGCGCCCGTCGGGTCCCCCGAGAACTTTTACGGAAACGCCTTTTACGCCAAGAAGACCAAGCTCGATACCACGGGCAAGTCAAAGACCGACTACGACGGGTCGACGAGCCGCACGTGGGAGATTGCGAATACGGATAAGCTGCATCCGTACAGCGGGAAGCCGGCGAGTTATAAGCTTGTCAGTAGGGAGGTTCCTGGGTTGTTGCCCAAGGAGGGGTCGTTGGTCTGGAAGCGCGCTGGTTTCGCGAGACACGCTGTGTACGTCACAAAGTGTAAGTCTCCCTCCCCCCTCTACCTCTCTCCTTCTCATTATTTCATCACATCTTCGGCTGGAATTGAAGCTGACCAACCCCAACAGACCGCGACGACGAACTCTGGCCCGCGGGCCGCCACGTCCCCCAAACCTCGGGCGAGCCCTCCTCCGGCATCCCCGAATGGATCGGCGACGGCACAGAGTCCATCGAGCAAGAGGACATTGTCCTCTGGCACACCTTCGGCGTCACCCACATCCCCGCGCCCGAGGACTTCCCCATCATGCCCGTGGAACCCATCACCCTCCTCCTGCGGCCGCGCAACTTCTTCGCGAACAACCCCGTCATGGACGTCCTGCCTAGCTACTGCAGCACGCCGAGCCAGGTCGCTGCCGGCAAGGGCGCGCTGGAGGCGGCGGATGGGGTGAGCAAGCTTGCTTTTGCGGGCGGTGCGGCTGCTGGGGAGTCGTGCTGTGCGCCGGGGAAGAGTAAGCTGTGAGGTGGTGGCGGTTTCTGTACTGAGGAATTTTGGATGAAGCGTTTGGGATAGATATTTAGGCTTGCACATAGTATTGGATAGCAATTTTATTCAACAGCACATGGCTGCTTTTCTTGCGTACTGTATGATAGAGTTCTATCCTCTCCAGACCCGTGGCGCTTTCCCAGGGCCTTATTCCAATCGAGAACAAGATTTCCGCCCATCGCCCGTACCCGCAAAGAACCGTTGAGTACGATAGCGTAGTGAGACTGTACGATAATGAGAGTCGATATTAGCCGCTCAAGACACGCGTCAACTAGACACCAAAGGCAGAAGATCGTGATTAGTCTCTTGCACTCCGTTAGCATGAACACTCTGACACTCGGGTGCGGCACGTACAACGCAGATGAGGAAACTTGCGATGATGCCATCTATGTCGGACAAAGTAGACAGCAGGAAACGTCTGGAGTCCGCCTTGTGAATGATATTCGGTCTGAGGTCTTAGATAAGCTCTGGCTTGATCGCCGCATCAGGAATATTGCCGCTGGTCTCTTGGACTTTGGAGGTAGTGTTCTCGGGAGTAGCAGCATCCTCTGGGTCAGGATCCTCGGAAGCGGGTTCCGTAGCTTCTTTGGCGAATCGCAGACGAGCCGAGAGACGGCTGAGCAGCAAGCTCGTCTCGGGATCATAAGCAGGCGCTCCATCGAGAGAGACGTCATCCTTGGGCGCGGTTCGGGGAG
The window above is part of the Colletotrichum lupini chromosome 9, complete sequence genome. Proteins encoded here:
- a CDS encoding copper amine oxidase, giving the protein MAPPHPLDPLSSAEIEKAIAAVTKAHGDVFFNVVSLHEPRKAELTRWLASPTTTPLPARIADVVVIAKGGKVYDGLVDLASGAITKWELMQGVQPIITMEELQIVEHICRTDPKVIEQCEISGIPKSDMHKVYCDPWTIGYDERHGNTIRLQQALMYYRPDPDTCQYQYPLDFCPIYDADKQAIIAIDIPTVRRPLSKAAPVDYTPAAVKKQSGGYRTDLKPINITQPQGVSFQMQGRQISWQNWNFHIGFNYREGIVLSNITYNDKGNVRPIFYRLSLAEMVVPYGNPEHPHQRKHAFDLGEYGAGYMTNSLSLGCDCKGEIHYLDAEFPTRNGGVRTIKNAICIHEEDSGILFKHTDFRDDSVIVTRGRKLIIQQIFTAANYEYAIQWIFHQDGTIQPEIKLTGILNTYSLNPGEDTKGWGTQVYPGVNAHNHQHLFCLRVDANIDGPRNTVFVADAVASDAPVGSPENFYGNAFYAKKTKLDTTGKSKTDYDGSTSRTWEIANTDKLHPYSGKPASYKLVSREVPGLLPKEGSLVWKRAGFARHAVYVTKYRDDELWPAGRHVPQTSGEPSSGIPEWIGDGTESIEQEDIVLWHTFGVTHIPAPEDFPIMPVEPITLLLRPRNFFANNPVMDVLPSYCSTPSQVAAGKGALEAADGVSKLAFAGGAAAGESCCAPGKSKL